One part of the Bradyrhizobium sp. CB1650 genome encodes these proteins:
- a CDS encoding adenosine kinase: MADAKYDVLGIGNALFDVLVRTDEAFLARHGMTKGSMSLIDEARAAAIYKDMGPATEVSGGSAANTIVGVGSLGARAAYVGKVKDDQIGNLYLHDIRAAGVAFNTPAATDGPATGCSYILVTGDGERTMNTYLGAAQDLSPTDIDPAEIAAAAIVYLEGYLWDPKNAKDAFVKAAKIAHDAKRKVALTLSDSFCVDRYRDEFLALMRNGTVDIVFANESELHSLYMSSDFDTALKQLRNDVKLGVVTRSEKGCVVVSADDVVAAPAFPVAQVVDTTGAGDLFAAGFLFGLARELPYKQCGQLGALAAAEVIQHIGARPLVSLKELAQQRGLTI, translated from the coding sequence ATGGCTGACGCGAAATATGACGTCTTGGGGATCGGCAACGCGCTGTTCGACGTGCTGGTCAGGACCGATGAAGCTTTCCTCGCCAGACACGGCATGACCAAGGGCAGCATGTCCCTGATCGACGAGGCGCGGGCTGCCGCCATCTACAAAGACATGGGGCCGGCGACCGAGGTCTCGGGCGGTTCGGCCGCCAACACCATCGTCGGCGTGGGGAGCCTGGGGGCGCGCGCGGCCTATGTCGGCAAGGTCAAAGACGATCAGATTGGCAATCTCTATCTGCACGACATCCGCGCCGCCGGCGTCGCCTTCAACACGCCGGCCGCGACGGATGGTCCCGCCACTGGCTGCTCCTACATCCTGGTGACCGGTGACGGCGAGCGCACCATGAACACCTATCTCGGCGCGGCGCAGGACCTGTCGCCTACCGACATCGATCCGGCCGAGATCGCTGCTGCCGCCATCGTGTATCTCGAGGGATATCTGTGGGACCCCAAGAACGCCAAGGATGCCTTCGTCAAGGCGGCCAAGATCGCCCATGATGCAAAGCGCAAGGTGGCGCTGACGCTGTCGGATTCGTTCTGCGTCGATCGCTATCGCGACGAGTTTCTGGCGCTGATGCGCAACGGCACGGTCGATATCGTATTCGCCAACGAGTCCGAGCTGCACTCGCTCTACATGAGCTCGGACTTCGACACCGCGCTCAAGCAGTTGCGCAACGACGTCAAGCTCGGCGTCGTCACGCGCAGCGAGAAGGGCTGCGTGGTGGTATCAGCGGATGATGTCGTCGCCGCGCCGGCGTTCCCGGTCGCGCAAGTCGTCGACACCACCGGCGCCGGCGATCTCTTCGCCGCCGGCTTCCTGTTCGGTCTCGCGCGCGAGCTGCCCTACAAGCAGTGCGGCCAGCTAGGTGCGCTCGCCGCCGCCGAAGTGATCCAGCACATCGGCGCGCGTCCGCTTGTGTCGCTGAAGGAGCTCGCCCAGCAGCGCG
- the murJ gene encoding murein biosynthesis integral membrane protein MurJ, protein MIRSFLTVSTGTLASRLLGFARDSLIAALLGTGAVADAFLAAFQLVNVVRRLLSEGALNAALIPAWLGVRDREGEEAAAAFAGRVLCTVSVTLIAASLLIAALMPLIVTIIAPGFLGSATRDLAVQNARLMLPYLAFAGPVTVLMGLLNAQGRFAVTAFSPLLFNIALIAAIAALLVWHAEAGFAGWALAATVGIAGLLQLMMLLSQRSARLATPLRVSFDEEMRGFFAKAIPGMIASSGPQWLMVAGAIIASATPSAVSWLYFANRLVELPLGIVGVAMGTVLVPELTRAVGSGDRHAVAHAESRALELAAGLALPATLGLIVLAEPIVRLLFEHGAFGADDGTATAHALMWLALGLPAHVLIKAQSPAFYARSDTMTPLLATARGFLVAIALAVLLGHVFGASGIAASVAAGAWSSALSLLRKGTTEFGFSVDAAAQKRLPRIVLAALVMGSLLWLTAGLVRADSHGFIKFATLGLQIAAGIAVYGLLLQFLGVTSWREAVNALTRPSCASNPANYP, encoded by the coding sequence ATGATCCGCTCCTTCCTGACCGTCTCCACGGGAACACTGGCCTCGCGCCTCTTGGGCTTTGCGCGCGATTCCCTGATCGCAGCGCTGCTCGGCACCGGCGCGGTGGCCGATGCGTTCCTGGCGGCCTTCCAGCTCGTTAACGTGGTGCGCCGCCTGCTCAGCGAGGGCGCGCTCAATGCGGCCCTGATTCCGGCCTGGCTGGGCGTGCGAGACCGCGAGGGCGAAGAGGCCGCGGCCGCCTTCGCCGGACGCGTGCTCTGCACGGTCAGCGTGACCCTGATCGCCGCCTCGCTTCTCATCGCAGCTCTGATGCCGCTGATCGTCACGATCATCGCGCCCGGCTTCCTCGGCAGCGCGACACGCGACCTCGCCGTTCAGAATGCGCGGCTGATGCTGCCTTATCTTGCCTTTGCCGGCCCCGTCACGGTGCTGATGGGGCTGCTCAACGCGCAAGGGCGCTTTGCGGTGACGGCGTTTTCGCCGCTGCTGTTCAACATCGCCTTGATCGCCGCGATCGCGGCACTCCTCGTCTGGCACGCCGAGGCGGGCTTCGCCGGGTGGGCGCTGGCGGCCACTGTCGGCATCGCCGGCCTGTTGCAACTGATGATGCTGCTGTCGCAACGAAGCGCGCGGCTCGCAACGCCCTTGCGCGTGAGCTTCGATGAGGAGATGCGCGGCTTCTTCGCGAAAGCGATCCCCGGCATGATCGCAAGCTCGGGGCCGCAATGGCTGATGGTGGCCGGCGCCATCATCGCGTCCGCAACCCCGTCGGCCGTCTCATGGCTTTATTTCGCCAACCGCCTGGTCGAGCTGCCGCTCGGCATCGTCGGCGTCGCCATGGGCACGGTGCTGGTGCCCGAGCTGACGCGCGCGGTCGGCAGCGGCGACCGCCACGCGGTGGCGCATGCGGAATCGCGCGCGCTCGAACTCGCCGCCGGGCTCGCATTGCCGGCGACGCTCGGCCTGATCGTGCTGGCCGAACCGATCGTGCGGCTGCTGTTCGAGCATGGCGCCTTCGGCGCCGATGACGGCACGGCCACCGCGCACGCGCTGATGTGGCTGGCGCTGGGCCTTCCGGCGCATGTGCTGATCAAGGCACAGTCCCCCGCTTTCTATGCCCGCAGCGACACGATGACGCCCTTGCTGGCAACGGCCCGGGGGTTTCTGGTCGCAATCGCGCTCGCGGTCCTGCTCGGTCACGTCTTCGGCGCGTCGGGGATTGCCGCGAGCGTCGCCGCCGGTGCCTGGAGCAGCGCGCTCTCCCTGCTGCGCAAAGGCACGACAGAATTCGGCTTCTCGGTCGACGCCGCCGCCCAAAAGCGGCTGCCGCGGATCGTGCTCGCCGCGCTCGTCATGGGCAGCCTGCTCTGGCTGACCGCAGGGCTTGTGCGCGCCGACAGCCATGGCTTCATCAAGTTCGCGACGCTGGGCCTGCAGATCGCGGCGGGGATCGCCGTCTACGGCCTGCTCCTGCAATTCCTCGGCGTCACCTCCTGGCGTGAAGCGGTTAACGCCTTGACGCGGCCCTCATGCGCCTCAAATCCCGCGAATTACCCTTGA
- the trpS gene encoding tryptophan--tRNA ligase — MPFVERVFSGVQPTGNLHLGNYLGAIVNFVKMQETHNCIYCVVDMHAITMGLDVWGGPAELARNTREVTAAFIASGIDPKKHIVFNQSQVSGHAELTWIFNCVARMGWLNRMTQFKEKAGKDRENASVGLYDYPVLMAADILLYRATHVPVGEDQKQHLELSRDIAQKFNNDFGDSIRSHGANDGLFFPLPEPLITGPATRVMSLRDGTKKMSKSDASDYSRINLTDDADTIAQKVRKAKTDPEPLPTEEKGLEARPEADNLVGIFAALSGRTKADVLRDFGGGQFSSFKNALVDLCVTKLSPIAGEMKRLVADPGHIDAILNDGSDRARAIADETMKLSKDIVGFIRRP, encoded by the coding sequence ATGCCATTCGTTGAACGGGTCTTTTCGGGCGTCCAGCCGACGGGCAATCTGCATCTCGGCAATTACCTCGGCGCCATCGTCAACTTCGTGAAGATGCAGGAAACCCACAACTGCATCTATTGCGTCGTGGACATGCATGCGATCACGATGGGGCTGGACGTCTGGGGCGGGCCGGCGGAGCTCGCACGCAACACCCGCGAAGTGACCGCGGCATTCATTGCGAGCGGCATCGATCCGAAGAAGCACATCGTGTTCAACCAGAGCCAGGTCTCCGGCCATGCCGAGCTCACCTGGATCTTCAACTGCGTCGCGCGCATGGGCTGGCTGAACCGCATGACCCAGTTCAAGGAGAAGGCCGGCAAGGATCGCGAGAACGCCTCGGTCGGGCTCTACGACTATCCCGTGCTGATGGCGGCCGACATCCTGCTCTACCGCGCCACCCACGTTCCGGTCGGCGAGGACCAGAAGCAGCATCTCGAGCTCTCGCGCGACATCGCGCAGAAGTTCAACAACGACTTCGGCGACTCCATCCGCAGCCACGGCGCCAATGACGGCTTGTTCTTCCCGCTGCCGGAACCCCTGATCACGGGGCCGGCGACGCGCGTGATGAGCTTGCGCGACGGCACCAAGAAGATGTCGAAGTCGGATGCGTCGGACTATTCGCGCATCAACCTGACCGACGACGCCGACACCATCGCGCAGAAGGTGCGCAAGGCGAAGACCGATCCGGAGCCGCTGCCGACCGAGGAGAAGGGCCTGGAAGCACGCCCCGAGGCCGACAATCTCGTCGGCATCTTCGCCGCGCTCTCCGGCCGCACCAAGGCGGACGTGCTGCGCGATTTCGGCGGTGGCCAGTTTTCCAGCTTCAAGAACGCATTGGTCGATCTCTGTGTCACCAAGCTCTCGCCGATCGCCGGCGAGATGAAGCGCCTCGTCGCCGACCCCGGCCATATCGACGCGATCCTGAACGATGGCTCCGACCGGGCCCGCGCGATCGCCGACGAGACCATGAAACTCTCGAAGGACATCGTCGGCTTCATCCGTCGTCCCTGA
- a CDS encoding universal stress protein: MTSTRRCFEPGHKPKCLVIVDDTAEWDRAVYYASRWAIRAGGGVVMLRIIETEPQNQEWLGVAEIMRAEAHEAADAALDRAAGRANGIAAITPERVIREGSPMEQLLEVIDEDPDIAMLVLAASPGAEGPGPLVALLAHAVGTFPIPVTIISGALSDQSVDSLS; encoded by the coding sequence ATGACCAGCACGCGACGATGCTTCGAGCCGGGTCACAAGCCGAAATGCCTCGTCATCGTTGACGACACCGCCGAATGGGATCGCGCGGTCTACTATGCCAGCCGCTGGGCGATCCGCGCCGGCGGCGGCGTGGTGATGCTGCGCATCATCGAGACCGAGCCGCAGAACCAGGAATGGCTGGGCGTTGCCGAGATCATGCGCGCCGAGGCGCATGAAGCCGCAGACGCTGCGCTGGACCGCGCCGCCGGCCGCGCCAACGGCATCGCCGCGATCACGCCGGAGCGCGTGATCCGGGAAGGCAGCCCGATGGAACAGCTCCTTGAGGTGATCGACGAGGACCCGGACATCGCCATGCTGGTGCTGGCCGCCAGCCCCGGCGCCGAAGGCCCGGGACCGCTGGTCGCCCTGCTCGCCCATGCGGTGGGCACGTTCCCGATCCCGGTGACGATCATTTCCGGCGCGCTGAGCGACCAAAGCGTGGATTCGCTGTCGTAG
- a CDS encoding NifU family protein, producing MFIQTEATPNPATLKFIPGRIVLDGGPMEFSTREAAARSPLAEKLFDVPGVTGVFYGSDFITVTKAGGEWQQLKPAILGAIMEHYMSGAPLLADGATSSDVDLDDEDEFFDEADAETVDMIKDLIETRVRPAVANDGGDITFRGFKNGIVYLNMKGACSGCPSSTATLQHGIQNLLRHFVPDVVEVRPM from the coding sequence ATGTTCATTCAGACCGAAGCCACCCCCAATCCCGCCACGCTGAAATTCATTCCGGGCCGCATCGTGCTCGACGGCGGCCCGATGGAGTTTTCGACCCGCGAGGCCGCCGCGCGCTCGCCGCTCGCCGAAAAGCTGTTCGACGTGCCCGGCGTCACCGGCGTATTCTACGGATCGGACTTCATCACCGTGACCAAAGCGGGCGGCGAATGGCAGCAGCTCAAGCCCGCGATCCTCGGCGCCATCATGGAGCACTACATGTCCGGCGCGCCGCTGCTCGCCGACGGTGCGACGTCGAGCGATGTCGATCTCGACGACGAGGACGAGTTTTTCGACGAGGCGGATGCCGAGACGGTCGACATGATCAAGGACCTGATCGAGACCCGCGTGCGGCCGGCGGTCGCCAATGACGGCGGCGACATCACCTTCCGCGGCTTCAAGAACGGCATCGTCTATCTCAACATGAAGGGCGCCTGTTCCGGCTGCCCGTCATCGACGGCCACGCTTCAGCACGGCATTCAGAACCTGCTCAGGCACTTCGTGCCCGACGTGGTCGAAGTCCGGCCGATGTGA
- the tsaB gene encoding tRNA (adenosine(37)-N6)-threonylcarbamoyltransferase complex dimerization subunit type 1 TsaB, with amino-acid sequence MLILAIDTALEACAAAALDTDAGELLAQEQLPMKRGHAEALMPMIARVMQSANLAFTALDRVAVTVGPGSFTGLRVGISAARGIALAAKRPAVGLTTLSAFAAPAVARNGSAPVISAIDARHDHVYFQIVAGDGSQLVQPRVAGIDQAIAASQFGAPHLVGNAAKILADRWPQDAPQPISVDTQGAPDIGWVAWLGAAADPDITPARPFYLRAPDAKPAAMPRLAAQAATS; translated from the coding sequence ATGCTGATCCTTGCCATCGATACCGCGCTGGAGGCATGCGCGGCGGCCGCCCTCGATACCGATGCCGGCGAGCTCCTCGCGCAGGAGCAGCTTCCCATGAAGCGTGGCCACGCCGAAGCCTTGATGCCGATGATCGCGCGCGTGATGCAATCGGCCAATCTCGCATTCACCGCGCTCGACCGCGTCGCCGTCACCGTCGGTCCCGGAAGTTTCACCGGCCTGCGGGTCGGCATCTCGGCTGCGCGCGGGATCGCGCTTGCGGCGAAGCGGCCTGCCGTCGGGCTGACGACGCTGTCGGCCTTTGCTGCCCCCGCCGTCGCCCGGAACGGGTCGGCGCCCGTGATCTCGGCGATCGATGCGCGGCACGATCACGTCTACTTCCAGATCGTGGCCGGCGACGGCAGCCAGCTCGTCCAGCCGAGAGTCGCTGGCATCGACCAGGCGATTGCGGCCTCGCAATTCGGTGCGCCGCATCTGGTCGGCAATGCCGCAAAGATTCTGGCCGACCGCTGGCCGCAGGATGCGCCGCAACCGATTTCCGTCGACACGCAAGGCGCGCCCGACATCGGCTGGGTCGCATGGCTCGGCGCCGCAGCCGATCCCGACATCACGCCGGCGCGGCCGTTTTACTTACGCGCGCCCGACGCAAAGCCGGCGGCGATGCCACGGCTCGCGGCACAAGCCGCAACCTCATGA
- the rimI gene encoding ribosomal protein S18-alanine N-acetyltransferase encodes MMSWLSEWWRGGTAAVEPASARDAARLAQLHGASFARGWGESEFETMISERNTLVHRLRLGHKTIGFAVSRIGADEAEILSIAVDQAQRGRGLSRTLLMTHLGHLAGRGVRTIFLEVEENNQPARRLYDRAGFVVVGRRERYYKQPNGEQLNALLMRRDLS; translated from the coding sequence ATGATGAGCTGGTTGTCGGAATGGTGGCGCGGCGGCACCGCTGCCGTCGAGCCTGCTTCCGCGCGCGATGCGGCGCGGCTGGCGCAGCTTCACGGCGCATCCTTCGCGCGCGGCTGGGGCGAGAGCGAGTTCGAGACCATGATCAGCGAACGCAACACGCTGGTCCATCGCCTGCGCCTCGGCCATAAGACGATCGGCTTTGCGGTGTCGCGGATCGGCGCCGACGAGGCGGAAATCCTCTCCATCGCAGTCGACCAGGCGCAGCGCGGCCGCGGTCTTTCCCGCACGCTGCTGATGACCCATCTCGGTCACCTCGCAGGACGTGGCGTCCGCACTATATTTCTGGAAGTCGAGGAGAATAATCAGCCGGCGCGGCGGCTCTACGACCGGGCCGGATTCGTGGTGGTGGGACGGCGCGAACGCTACTATAAGCAGCCGAACGGGGAACAACTGAACGCACTTCTGATGCGGCGTGACTTGTCGTAA
- a CDS encoding Fur family transcriptional regulator: MTVLKPSSATKATGIEARCAATGMRMTEQRRVIARVLAEAMDHPDVEELYRRCVAVDDKISISTVYRTVKLFEDAGIIERHDFREGRARYEQMRDSHHDHLINLRDGKVIEFTSEEIEKLQAEIARKLGYRLVDHRLELYCVPLDDDKPTS; encoded by the coding sequence ATGACCGTACTGAAACCTTCCTCCGCGACCAAGGCGACCGGCATCGAAGCGCGCTGTGCCGCGACCGGCATGCGCATGACCGAGCAGCGCCGCGTCATCGCCCGCGTGCTCGCCGAAGCGATGGATCATCCCGACGTCGAGGAACTCTATCGGCGCTGCGTCGCCGTGGACGACAAGATCTCGATCTCGACCGTCTATCGAACCGTAAAATTGTTCGAGGATGCCGGCATCATCGAGCGCCATGATTTTCGCGAGGGCCGCGCGCGCTACGAGCAGATGCGCGACAGCCATCACGACCACCTCATCAACCTGCGCGACGGCAAGGTGATCGAATTCACCTCGGAGGAGATCGAGAAGCTTCAGGCGGAAATCGCCCGCAAGCTCGGCTACAGGCTGGTCGATCACCGGCTCGAGCTCTATTGCGTCCCGCTCGACGACGACAAGCCGACGAGTTAG
- a CDS encoding HAD family hydrolase — protein sequence MPIDLIIFDCDGVLVDSEEISCRAHADVLSRHGYPITPEQVFERFLGRSTRQANLEIESELGRSLPDTYHGDLQDELFRSFEADLAAIRGIHDVLDVVMQAVCVASSGSHQRMRVSLGSTGLYERLAPNIFSASQVQNGKPAPDLFLFAAAEMGVPPQRCVVIEDSLAGIAGARAAGMTVFGFHGGSHCRDGYADILRQAGADLTFADMRELPELVRRVEAEAVAG from the coding sequence GTGCCAATCGACCTCATCATCTTCGATTGCGACGGCGTGCTGGTCGATAGTGAGGAGATCTCCTGTCGCGCGCATGCCGACGTGCTCAGCCGGCACGGCTATCCGATCACGCCGGAGCAGGTGTTCGAGCGCTTCCTCGGCCGCTCCACGCGGCAGGCCAATCTCGAGATCGAGTCCGAGCTCGGCCGCAGCCTGCCCGACACCTATCACGGCGATCTGCAGGACGAGCTGTTCCGCTCGTTCGAGGCCGACCTCGCAGCGATCCGCGGCATTCACGACGTGCTGGATGTCGTCATGCAGGCCGTCTGCGTGGCCTCGAGCGGTTCGCACCAACGCATGCGCGTGAGCTTGGGAAGCACGGGGCTCTATGAGCGCCTCGCGCCCAACATCTTTTCGGCCTCGCAGGTGCAGAACGGCAAGCCGGCGCCGGACCTGTTCCTGTTCGCGGCCGCCGAAATGGGTGTGCCGCCGCAGCGCTGCGTCGTGATCGAGGACAGCCTGGCGGGAATCGCCGGCGCCCGGGCGGCAGGCATGACCGTGTTCGGCTTCCACGGCGGCAGCCATTGCCGCGACGGCTATGCCGATATCCTGCGCCAGGCCGGCGCCGATCTGACCTTTGCCGACATGCGGGAGCTGCCGGAGCTCGTGCGGCGGGTCGAGGCGGAGGCCGTGGCGGGTTGA
- the miaB gene encoding tRNA (N6-isopentenyl adenosine(37)-C2)-methylthiotransferase MiaB — protein MKPPRKLHIKSYGCQMNVYDAQRMVDTLAPEGFVETASAEDADLVILNTCHIREKASEKVYSELGRLRVAKDEAARVGRTMQIAVAGCVAQAEGEEIVRRAPVVDVVVGPQSYHHLPELLKRADDEGRAIETEFPAEDKFGFLAQPKPDAIRARGISAFVTVQEGCDKFCTFCVVPYTRGAEVSRPVARIIDDVKRLADNGVRELTLIGQNVNAYHGAGPDGTSWPLGKLLERLAQVPGIARLRYSTSHPRDVDDSLIAAHRDLDALMPFVHLPVQSGSDRILAAMNRKHTADDYRRVIDRFRTARQDIAFSSDFIVGFPGESEQDFRATLALVTQIGYAAAYSFKYSARPGTPAADMQETVSPAEMDQRLERLQELIDSQQSAFNKAAIGTTVDVLFERAARNAGQIVGRTAYLQPAHVMASPDIIGQILPVRIDSLERYSLLGQLVTPHPAHRPALSPIATGA, from the coding sequence ATGAAGCCGCCGCGCAAGCTGCACATCAAATCATATGGCTGCCAGATGAACGTCTACGATGCCCAGCGCATGGTGGACACGCTGGCTCCGGAAGGATTCGTGGAGACGGCGAGCGCCGAGGACGCCGACCTCGTCATCCTCAACACCTGCCATATCCGCGAAAAAGCCTCCGAAAAGGTCTATTCGGAGCTTGGACGCCTGCGCGTTGCCAAGGACGAGGCCGCACGCGTGGGCCGCACGATGCAAATCGCGGTCGCGGGCTGCGTGGCGCAGGCCGAAGGCGAGGAGATCGTGCGCCGTGCACCGGTCGTCGACGTCGTGGTCGGCCCCCAGAGCTACCACCATCTACCGGAGCTGTTGAAGCGCGCCGACGACGAAGGCCGCGCGATCGAGACCGAGTTTCCGGCCGAGGACAAATTCGGCTTTCTCGCCCAGCCGAAACCCGACGCGATTCGTGCACGCGGGATTTCCGCCTTCGTCACGGTGCAGGAAGGCTGCGACAAGTTCTGCACCTTCTGCGTCGTGCCGTATACGCGTGGCGCCGAGGTCTCGCGCCCGGTGGCCAGGATCATCGACGACGTGAAGCGGCTCGCCGACAACGGCGTGCGCGAGCTCACACTGATCGGGCAGAACGTCAACGCCTATCACGGCGCGGGACCCGATGGGACGAGCTGGCCGCTCGGCAAATTGCTCGAGCGCCTCGCGCAGGTTCCGGGGATTGCGCGGCTGCGCTACTCGACCAGCCACCCCCGCGACGTCGATGACAGTTTGATTGCAGCCCATCGCGATCTGGATGCGCTGATGCCGTTCGTGCACCTGCCGGTGCAGTCGGGCTCGGACCGCATTCTGGCGGCCATGAACCGCAAACATACCGCCGATGATTATCGGCGTGTCATCGACCGTTTCCGTACCGCGCGCCAAGACATTGCTTTTTCATCGGATTTTATCGTCGGCTTCCCCGGCGAGAGCGAGCAAGATTTTCGCGCCACCCTCGCGCTTGTCACGCAAATCGGCTACGCTGCGGCTTATTCGTTCAAGTATTCCGCCCGGCCGGGAACACCGGCCGCGGACATGCAGGAGACGGTGTCCCCGGCCGAAATGGACCAGCGATTGGAGCGGCTCCAGGAACTGATCGACAGCCAGCAATCGGCCTTCAACAAGGCCGCCATTGGCACAACCGTCGACGTGTTGTTCGAGCGCGCCGCTCGCAACGCCGGCCAGATCGTCGGCCGCACCGCCTATTTGCAGCCCGCGCATGTGATGGCTTCGCCGGACATCATCGGACAGATCCTGCCGGTCCGGATCGACAGCCTCGAGCGCTACAGCCTTTTGGGTCAACTCGTGACGCCGCATCCTGCGCACCGGCCCGCTTTATCGCCAATCGCCACTGGAGCCTGA
- a CDS encoding PhoH family protein gives MQVPPETQVVIDFDDNRAASALVGPYGQNLAQIERRLGVIVDSKGNHITIGGTRDGCDAARRVLEMLYAQAVKGQDLDQGEVEGAIRAVIAQGSLFEFDAKSAKATFESINLRKRPVRARTAAQDSYIRALKRHELVFGIGPAGTGKTWLAVAHAAQMFERKEVDKIILSRPAVEAGERLGFLPGDLREKVDPYLRPIYDALYDLMDARIVERALQTGEIEIAPLAFMRGRTLTNAVIILDEAQNTTSMQMKMFLTRLGENSRMIVTGDPSQIDLPHGQTSGLWEATRLLDGVEGIAQVHFTAEDVIRHELVARIVAAYEGSPQRPAAGKP, from the coding sequence ATGCAAGTTCCGCCCGAGACCCAGGTCGTCATCGACTTCGACGACAATCGCGCCGCGTCCGCGCTGGTCGGCCCCTACGGCCAGAACCTCGCGCAGATCGAGCGGCGGCTCGGCGTGATCGTCGACTCCAAGGGCAATCACATCACCATCGGTGGCACGCGCGACGGCTGCGATGCCGCGCGCCGCGTGCTCGAGATGCTCTATGCACAAGCGGTGAAAGGACAGGATCTCGACCAGGGCGAGGTCGAAGGCGCGATCCGCGCCGTGATCGCGCAAGGCTCGCTGTTCGAGTTCGACGCCAAATCGGCCAAGGCGACCTTCGAGAGCATCAACCTGCGCAAGCGCCCGGTGCGGGCGCGCACCGCCGCGCAGGATTCCTATATCCGTGCGCTGAAGCGCCACGAGCTGGTGTTCGGCATCGGCCCTGCCGGCACCGGCAAGACCTGGCTTGCGGTCGCGCATGCCGCGCAAATGTTCGAGCGCAAGGAGGTCGACAAGATCATCCTGTCGCGCCCGGCGGTGGAAGCCGGCGAGCGGCTCGGCTTCTTGCCCGGCGACCTCCGCGAGAAGGTCGATCCCTATCTGCGTCCGATCTACGACGCGCTCTATGACCTGATGGACGCCCGCATCGTCGAGCGCGCGCTGCAGACCGGCGAGATCGAGATCGCGCCGCTCGCCTTCATGCGCGGCCGCACGCTCACCAACGCCGTCATCATCCTGGACGAAGCGCAGAACACCACGTCGATGCAGATGAAGATGTTCCTGACCCGTCTTGGCGAGAACAGCCGCATGATCGTGACCGGCGATCCCTCGCAGATCGATCTGCCGCACGGCCAGACCTCCGGCCTGTGGGAGGCGACCCGCCTCCTCGACGGCGTCGAGGGCATCGCGCAAGTTCATTTCACCGCCGAAGACGTGATCCGCCACGAGCTCGTGGCGCGGATCGTTGCCGCCTATGAGGGCTCGCCGCAGCGGCCGGCCGCAGGCAAGCCATAA
- the ybeY gene encoding rRNA maturation RNase YbeY: MSHPNLPTTEVLVVADCWQGEPDADAVIQRAIAAAAETVDEDVAEAEVAVMLTDDAGIRTLNSNWRGIDKPTNVLSFPALQPEGEWKPGDAPRMLGDIAIAYETTRREADEEQKPFDHHLSHLAVHGFLHLIGYDHENDDDAEEMEALEQRILAHLGIPDPYAER; the protein is encoded by the coding sequence ATGTCGCATCCCAACCTGCCCACTACCGAGGTTCTCGTCGTCGCCGATTGCTGGCAGGGCGAGCCCGACGCGGACGCCGTGATCCAGCGCGCGATCGCCGCCGCAGCCGAGACGGTCGATGAGGATGTTGCGGAAGCGGAAGTGGCGGTCATGCTGACCGACGATGCCGGCATCCGCACGCTCAACAGCAACTGGCGCGGCATCGACAAGCCGACCAACGTGCTGTCGTTTCCGGCGCTGCAGCCCGAGGGCGAATGGAAACCAGGCGACGCACCGCGCATGCTCGGCGACATCGCCATCGCCTATGAAACCACGCGGCGCGAGGCGGACGAGGAACAGAAGCCGTTCGACCACCATTTGAGCCACCTCGCCGTGCACGGCTTCCTGCACCTGATCGGCTACGACCACGAAAACGACGACGACGCGGAGGAAATGGAAGCGCTCGAGCAGCGGATCCTGGCGCATCTCGGCATCCCCGACCCCTATGCAGAGCGCTGA